A single window of Microbispora hainanensis DNA harbors:
- the miaA gene encoding tRNA (adenosine(37)-N6)-dimethylallyltransferase MiaA: MGQLPVIAVVGATAAGKSDLAVELALRLDGEVINTDSMQLYEGMDIGTAKLTMRERRGVPHHLLDLWPVTRTASVAEYQRLVRPLIEDLRSRGRAPVLAGGSGLYVRAAIDDLEFPGTDPDVRARLEKELAATGPAPLYERLKGLDPVAAENILPSNGRRIVRALEVIELSGRPFSATMPSYDAVYDSVQIGVEVPRPVLDERIERRVALMWEAGLVDEVRALAARGLAEGRTASRALGYAQVLRFLSGEWTEEQAREETVRATRRFARRQESWFRRDPRVVWLPFDAPDLADRAIRVITEAS, from the coding sequence GTGGGGCAGCTACCTGTGATCGCCGTCGTGGGCGCGACCGCGGCGGGAAAGTCAGATCTCGCCGTCGAGCTGGCGCTCCGGCTGGACGGCGAGGTGATCAACACCGACTCCATGCAGCTCTACGAGGGCATGGACATCGGCACGGCCAAGCTGACCATGCGGGAGCGGCGCGGCGTCCCCCACCACCTGCTGGACCTCTGGCCGGTGACGCGGACCGCCAGCGTGGCGGAATACCAGCGGCTCGTCCGCCCGCTGATCGAGGACCTGCGCTCCCGCGGCAGGGCGCCCGTGCTGGCGGGCGGATCCGGGCTCTACGTGCGCGCCGCGATCGACGACCTGGAGTTCCCGGGCACCGACCCCGACGTGCGGGCCCGGCTGGAGAAGGAGCTCGCCGCGACCGGCCCGGCGCCCCTTTACGAGCGGCTCAAGGGCCTCGACCCGGTGGCCGCGGAGAACATCCTGCCGAGCAACGGCCGCAGGATCGTCCGGGCGCTGGAGGTCATCGAGCTGTCCGGGCGGCCGTTCTCCGCCACGATGCCGTCGTACGACGCCGTCTATGACAGCGTGCAGATCGGCGTCGAGGTGCCGCGGCCGGTGCTCGACGAGCGGATCGAACGCAGGGTCGCCCTCATGTGGGAGGCCGGGCTCGTCGACGAGGTGCGCGCGCTCGCGGCGCGCGGCCTGGCGGAGGGCAGGACCGCCAGCAGGGCGCTCGGGTACGCGCAGGTGCTGCGCTTCCTCTCGGGGGAGTGGACCGAGGAGCAGGCGCGGGAGGAGACGGTGCGCGCCACGCGCAGGTTCGCCCGGCGGCAGGAGTCGTGGTTCCGCCGCGACCCCCGGGTGGTCTGGCTGCCGTTCGACGCGCCCGATCTGGCCGACCGCGCGATCCGCGTGATCACCGAGGCCTCCTAG
- the dapF gene encoding diaminopimelate epimerase has product MRFLKGHGTENDFVILPDADATLDLSPVDVAALCDRRAGIGADGVLRVVRTKLCPEAAGLAGEAEWFMDYRNADGSVAEMCGNGVRVFARYLVDAGLAAPGEFAVATRGGLKRVRLGATGDVTVDMGMPRVLGDSSAVVDGRECRGVNVNMGNPHLACAVEEPVAGFDLGRAPAFDRGVYPEGVNVEIFNMLGDHKVSMRVHERGAGETRSCGTGAVATAVAAAHAAGETTGTWEVRVLGGTVTVRLEEDTSYLSGPAVLVASGEWPAVL; this is encoded by the coding sequence ATGCGGTTTCTGAAGGGCCACGGCACCGAGAACGACTTCGTCATCCTGCCGGACGCCGACGCCACGCTCGACCTGTCCCCGGTGGACGTCGCGGCGCTGTGCGACCGGCGCGCGGGCATCGGCGCCGACGGGGTGCTGCGCGTGGTGCGCACCAAGCTCTGTCCCGAGGCGGCCGGGCTGGCCGGCGAGGCCGAGTGGTTCATGGACTACCGCAACGCCGACGGCAGCGTCGCCGAGATGTGCGGCAACGGCGTCCGGGTCTTCGCCCGCTATCTCGTGGACGCGGGCCTCGCGGCGCCCGGCGAGTTCGCCGTCGCCACCCGCGGGGGCCTCAAGCGCGTACGGCTCGGGGCGACGGGCGACGTGACCGTGGACATGGGCATGCCGCGGGTGCTGGGGGACAGCAGCGCGGTGGTCGACGGGCGCGAGTGCCGCGGCGTGAACGTGAACATGGGCAACCCCCACCTGGCGTGCGCCGTGGAGGAGCCGGTGGCGGGGTTCGACCTCGGCCGCGCGCCCGCCTTCGACCGCGGGGTCTACCCCGAGGGCGTCAACGTCGAGATCTTCAACATGCTGGGCGACCACAAGGTGTCGATGCGGGTGCACGAGCGGGGCGCGGGCGAGACGCGGTCGTGCGGCACCGGCGCGGTCGCGACGGCCGTCGCCGCGGCCCATGCCGCCGGGGAGACCACCGGCACCTGGGAGGTCCGGGTCCTCGGCGGCACGGTCACCGTCAGGCTGGAGGAGGACACGAGCTATCTGTCCGGCCCGGCCGTCCTCGTCGCCTCGGGGGAGTGGCCCGCCGTCCTCTGA
- a CDS encoding SCO6745 family protein, producing MDARDAVVETKAVVGALGGGFMLSREVKALCERHGLGPREMYFRGRCGVLGEVDADVVLAAVVFFPAGHVRESWEGGRKLPAEEAAALYAGACHDWGRRRLAGFANADRLAELLATVADGADVYCAPLFAGWRAMPRPDGGPALAAHLLHVVRELRGAWHATAVVAEGLGPLEATLVGAADAGTPVPYGRTTDVARFLAWPEPYPAPSAEAVERRARAEALTDDLVARAYAVLGPAELTELCALLREASLAGRAR from the coding sequence ATGGACGCGCGTGACGCGGTGGTGGAGACGAAGGCGGTCGTCGGGGCCCTCGGCGGGGGCTTCATGCTCTCCCGCGAGGTCAAGGCGCTGTGCGAGCGGCACGGTCTCGGCCCACGGGAGATGTACTTCCGGGGCAGGTGCGGCGTCCTCGGCGAGGTGGACGCCGACGTCGTGCTCGCGGCGGTCGTCTTCTTCCCGGCCGGGCACGTGCGCGAGTCGTGGGAGGGCGGGCGCAAACTCCCCGCGGAGGAGGCCGCCGCGCTCTACGCAGGGGCCTGCCACGACTGGGGACGGCGCAGGCTCGCCGGCTTCGCAAACGCCGACCGGCTGGCCGAGCTGCTCGCCACCGTCGCCGACGGCGCGGACGTCTACTGCGCGCCGCTGTTCGCCGGATGGCGGGCCATGCCGCGGCCCGACGGCGGGCCCGCCCTCGCGGCACACCTGCTGCACGTCGTGCGGGAACTGCGCGGCGCCTGGCATGCGACGGCCGTGGTGGCGGAGGGACTCGGCCCGCTGGAGGCCACCCTCGTGGGCGCCGCCGACGCCGGGACCCCCGTTCCTTACGGCCGCACCACCGATGTCGCCCGCTTCCTCGCCTGGCCCGAGCCCTACCCCGCGCCGTCGGCGGAGGCGGTGGAGCGCAGGGCCAGGGCAGAGGCGCTGACCGACGACCTCGTCGCCCGCGCGTACGCGGTGCTCGGCCCGGCGGAGCTCACCGAGCTGTGCGCCCTGCTCCGGGAGGCGTCCCTGGCGGGCCGGGCGCGCTGA
- a CDS encoding tetratricopeptide repeat protein, giving the protein MDVDIWAWVGGTQRELHEAGNTGLAMALGDVPAQALEGRFTQLDVVAPAIAQHAETLEKPWLEFFARYWHLLGRVGDRAIGAAALEDAVALADFAQRDDVSDCPAAPGAVEVLAMTQANTDGPGYAETRLAALGAVLDGVGPESLAFSGLATQYVAALIDAGQAAEAVAYAEAAVERLRGAGREASWELGAASARALLAAGRADDALAALDASTGFKPDDPVAKGRRETLLKSQVLATLGRIPEAVEALPDLDVIGDHAREWVEWARTVGMLTEGIANTWQLGRILRQWISYFESVGGHRARFELALTAGHLAVARQGLWQARLLADYAEAAIASLRATEGLAERVAELRAAADAAKELAPPGPRDELVAYFDAADGSTADPERWVGWLWPLSGTDLEATRRHTTTLGFLGYAPVGADLYWKTIVEDGDPAAAGDDDISYLTGLLIEAGQDERVETLAARLPETRSHLALARLHRARERWEQTAAEAEQAVAHGSGLEARRLWSGAVQQLGDNSKAAEILKPLLDSGEGEEEDVWRLIVLSTAVEDWATVRAAGAKLGMPIEPGEGPIEEEWHLVRVILPAPDGSQREVLAVRTGPATARLAIPQPRGMEYNAGDVVVIDPRPLEPIPENEQERESFVIPFAGVTMLRPGGYTSWFFDGAAPSEDEWAEFNEVLAERGWPMWVYSDENYRVTHPATGEQLPGVFGWIAIPPTVRPAELDAVLDDVTEQWSHPLAWLDLAREVGIEAERHERISKEYGL; this is encoded by the coding sequence ATGGACGTGGACATCTGGGCCTGGGTCGGCGGCACCCAGCGCGAACTGCACGAGGCGGGCAACACGGGGCTGGCCATGGCGCTGGGTGACGTGCCCGCGCAGGCGCTGGAGGGCCGTTTCACCCAGCTCGACGTCGTGGCGCCGGCGATCGCGCAGCACGCGGAGACGCTGGAGAAGCCGTGGCTGGAGTTCTTCGCGCGCTACTGGCACCTGCTCGGCCGGGTGGGCGACCGGGCGATCGGCGCGGCGGCGCTCGAGGACGCCGTCGCGCTGGCGGACTTCGCCCAGCGTGACGACGTCAGCGACTGTCCTGCCGCCCCCGGCGCGGTGGAGGTCCTGGCGATGACCCAGGCCAACACCGACGGCCCCGGTTATGCCGAGACCCGGCTCGCCGCCCTGGGCGCCGTCCTCGACGGCGTCGGCCCGGAGTCCCTCGCCTTCTCCGGCCTGGCCACGCAGTACGTCGCGGCGCTGATCGACGCCGGCCAGGCGGCCGAGGCCGTCGCGTACGCCGAGGCGGCGGTCGAGCGCCTGCGCGGAGCGGGCCGAGAGGCGAGCTGGGAGCTGGGCGCCGCCTCCGCGCGTGCCCTGCTCGCCGCCGGGCGCGCGGACGACGCCCTGGCCGCGCTCGACGCCTCGACCGGCTTCAAGCCGGACGACCCGGTCGCGAAGGGCCGCCGCGAGACCCTGCTCAAGTCGCAGGTGCTGGCCACGCTCGGCCGCATCCCGGAGGCCGTCGAAGCGCTGCCCGACCTCGACGTGATCGGCGACCACGCGCGCGAGTGGGTGGAGTGGGCGCGCACGGTCGGCATGCTCACCGAGGGCATCGCCAACACCTGGCAGCTCGGCCGCATCCTGCGACAGTGGATCTCCTACTTCGAGAGCGTGGGCGGCCACCGCGCCAGGTTCGAGCTGGCGCTGACCGCCGGTCACCTGGCCGTCGCGCGGCAGGGCCTGTGGCAGGCCCGCCTGCTGGCCGACTACGCCGAGGCCGCGATCGCCAGTCTCCGCGCCACCGAGGGCCTGGCCGAGCGGGTGGCCGAGCTGCGCGCCGCCGCCGACGCCGCCAAGGAGCTCGCGCCGCCCGGCCCGCGTGACGAGCTCGTCGCCTACTTCGACGCCGCCGACGGCAGCACCGCCGACCCCGAGCGGTGGGTGGGCTGGCTGTGGCCGCTGTCCGGCACCGACCTGGAGGCCACCCGGCGCCACACCACGACGCTCGGCTTCCTCGGCTACGCCCCGGTGGGCGCCGACCTCTACTGGAAGACGATCGTCGAGGACGGCGACCCCGCCGCAGCCGGCGACGACGACATCTCCTACCTCACCGGCCTGCTCATCGAGGCCGGGCAGGACGAGCGGGTGGAGACGCTGGCGGCCCGGCTGCCGGAGACCCGTTCGCACCTCGCGCTCGCCCGGCTGCACCGCGCCCGCGAGCGCTGGGAGCAGACGGCGGCCGAGGCCGAGCAGGCGGTCGCCCACGGAAGCGGCCTGGAGGCGCGCCGTCTGTGGTCGGGCGCGGTGCAGCAGCTCGGCGACAACTCCAAGGCGGCCGAGATCCTCAAGCCGCTCCTCGACTCCGGTGAGGGCGAGGAGGAGGACGTCTGGCGGCTCATCGTGCTGTCCACCGCCGTGGAGGACTGGGCGACCGTTCGTGCCGCCGGCGCCAAGCTCGGCATGCCGATCGAGCCGGGAGAGGGCCCGATCGAGGAGGAGTGGCACCTGGTCCGGGTGATCCTCCCCGCTCCCGACGGCAGCCAGCGGGAGGTGCTCGCCGTACGGACCGGCCCGGCCACCGCGCGCCTCGCGATCCCGCAGCCGCGCGGCATGGAATACAACGCGGGCGACGTGGTCGTGATCGACCCCCGGCCGCTGGAGCCGATCCCGGAGAACGAGCAGGAGCGCGAGAGCTTCGTCATCCCGTTCGCCGGGGTGACGATGCTGCGCCCGGGCGGCTACACGAGCTGGTTCTTCGACGGCGCGGCGCCGTCGGAGGACGAGTGGGCCGAGTTCAACGAGGTCCTCGCCGAGCGCGGCTGGCCCATGTGGGTCTACAGCGACGAGAACTACCGCGTCACCCACCCGGCCACCGGCGAGCAGCTTCCCGGCGTGTTCGGCTGGATCGCGATCCCGCCCACCGTGCGTCCGGCGGAGCTGGACGCCGTTCTCGACGACGTGACCGAGCAGTGGTCCCACCCGCTCGCGTGGCTCGACCTCGCCCGCGAGGTCGGCATCGAGGCCGAGCGGCACGAGCGGATCTCCAAGGAATACGGCCTCTGA
- a CDS encoding SDR family NAD(P)-dependent oxidoreductase, translating into MILDRFRLDGRVAIVTGASAGLGVAFARGLAEAGADVVIGARRPEGLERTRRLVEETGRRCLAVPTDVSVPEECQALVDAAMGEFGRVDVLINNAGVGTAVPALREAPGEFRRVLDVNLNGTYWMAQACARVMRPGSSIVNIGSVLGETTAGLPQAAYSASKAAVVGLTRDLAQQWTSRRGIRVNCLEPGFFDSEMTARYPGGYLDRMREQRVLMKRSGDPEELVAAAVFLASDAGSYVTGAVLPVDGGILVT; encoded by the coding sequence GTGATCCTGGACCGGTTCCGTCTTGACGGCAGGGTGGCCATCGTGACGGGGGCCTCGGCGGGGCTCGGCGTCGCCTTCGCCAGGGGTCTGGCGGAGGCGGGCGCCGACGTGGTGATCGGGGCCCGCCGTCCCGAAGGGCTGGAGCGCACCCGGCGGCTGGTCGAGGAGACCGGCCGCCGCTGCCTCGCGGTCCCGACCGACGTGTCGGTCCCCGAGGAGTGTCAGGCCCTCGTCGACGCGGCCATGGGCGAGTTCGGCCGCGTCGACGTGCTGATCAACAACGCGGGCGTCGGCACGGCCGTGCCCGCACTGCGGGAGGCGCCCGGAGAGTTCCGCCGGGTGCTCGACGTGAACCTGAACGGCACCTACTGGATGGCCCAGGCCTGCGCCCGGGTCATGCGGCCGGGCTCGTCGATCGTCAACATCGGCAGCGTGCTCGGCGAGACCACGGCCGGGCTGCCGCAGGCGGCCTACAGCGCGTCGAAGGCCGCTGTCGTCGGGCTCACCCGTGACCTCGCCCAGCAGTGGACCTCGCGACGGGGCATCCGGGTCAACTGCCTGGAGCCGGGTTTCTTCGACTCCGAGATGACCGCGCGGTATCCCGGCGGCTATCTCGACCGCATGCGGGAGCAGCGGGTGCTGATGAAGCGCTCCGGCGATCCGGAGGAGCTCGTCGCCGCCGCCGTCTTCCTCGCCTCTGACGCCGGTTCGTACGTCACCGGGGCCGTGCTCCCGGTCGACGGGGGCATCCTCGTCACCTGA
- a CDS encoding glycine betaine/L-proline ABC transporter ATP-binding protein codes for MGTAAIEVRGLWKIFGPKADRIIGSPDADLEPAQLRAKTGCTAAVRDVSFEVRPGEVFVVMGLSGSGKSTLVRCLTRLIEPTAGELRIDGQDVRGMSAKQLRELRRHRVSMVFQHFGLLPHRKVVDNVGYGLEIQGVGKAERHEKARRILSLVGLGGHEDSYPEQLSGGMQQRVGLARALAVDPEVLLFDEPFSALDPLIRRDMQAEVIRLHREVGKTMVFITHDLSEALKLGERIAIMRAGAIVQVGTPEELVGAPADDYVADFVRDVPRAQVLSLRWICRAPEPDEPLDGPELPADTVIHDAVPAAMASDRPIRVVSGGELVGVVSRVDLLGAVRPDSQPVVAGASAGATGGEA; via the coding sequence GTGGGCACAGCCGCGATCGAGGTTCGCGGGCTCTGGAAGATCTTCGGTCCCAAGGCCGACCGGATCATCGGCAGCCCCGACGCAGACCTTGAGCCCGCGCAACTGCGGGCGAAGACGGGGTGCACCGCCGCCGTCAGGGACGTCAGCTTCGAAGTACGCCCAGGCGAGGTCTTCGTCGTCATGGGCCTTTCCGGCAGCGGCAAGTCGACGCTGGTGCGCTGTCTCACCCGGCTGATCGAGCCGACGGCGGGCGAACTGCGCATCGACGGACAGGACGTGCGCGGCATGTCGGCCAAGCAGTTGCGGGAGCTCCGCCGTCACCGGGTGAGCATGGTCTTCCAGCACTTCGGGCTGCTGCCGCACCGCAAGGTCGTGGACAACGTCGGCTACGGCCTGGAGATCCAGGGCGTCGGAAAGGCCGAGCGGCACGAGAAGGCCCGGCGCATCCTGTCGCTGGTCGGGCTGGGAGGCCACGAGGACTCCTATCCGGAGCAGCTTTCCGGCGGCATGCAGCAGCGGGTGGGCCTCGCCCGGGCGCTCGCCGTCGACCCCGAGGTGCTGCTGTTCGACGAGCCGTTCAGCGCGCTCGACCCGCTGATCCGCCGCGACATGCAGGCCGAGGTCATCCGGCTGCACCGCGAGGTCGGCAAGACGATGGTCTTCATCACCCACGACCTGTCCGAGGCGCTCAAGCTCGGCGAGCGCATCGCGATCATGCGGGCGGGCGCGATCGTGCAGGTGGGCACCCCCGAGGAGCTGGTGGGCGCGCCCGCCGACGACTACGTGGCCGACTTCGTGCGGGACGTTCCCCGGGCGCAGGTGCTGTCGCTGCGCTGGATCTGCCGTGCCCCCGAGCCCGATGAACCGCTCGACGGTCCCGAGCTCCCCGCCGACACCGTCATCCACGACGCGGTCCCGGCCGCGATGGCGTCCGACCGGCCCATCCGGGTCGTCTCCGGCGGCGAGCTGGTCGGCGTGGTGAGCCGGGTCGACCTCCTCGGCGCGGTGCGGCCGGACTCCCAGCCCGTGGTGGCCGGGGCCTCCGCCGGCGCCACCGGTGGGGAGGCGTAG
- a CDS encoding ABC transporter permease — MVSAPVRVAPPVEAPARARRLPRWVAPVVGVVAVVVLYVAFRGKAVLPHDDDATLFHWLNDARDWVDANRNSSPIFLYVVNYIRLGAAGVYDAIQAVLVALGWPGLLGLAAGLGWLAGGWRIALVSFAGFAGVGVLGFWEASVETLALTLSSVVLSLLFGIPLGIWAGRSPRVRRIVTPVLDVMQIMPTFSYLSPMVLLFLIGPASATIATMIYAMPPAIRITAMAIERVSGVAVEASESLGATGWQTLGKVRLPLALNTIMLGVNQTIAAALSMVPLTALIAAPGLGEDLLRALARVNVGAALVPGVAIVLIAIVLDRMTRAAAQRREGGTRARAVRWGGFAVLTAAGLALLPVLAQDFPEQWEVQIVRPINDVVDWIEAHWYTFTGFLNDAVAYGLLNPLQDVLTSAPWWLVTAAVLVFAWRVSGMAAGLVATACLLCVAALQLWEHAMETLTLVLVASVITIAVGLALGVAAARSRWFAAGLRPLLDAAQTMPSFSYLLPAVALFGNGRFTAITASFIYAVPVVARLVEDGLRAVPGTVVEAARSAGSTDRQLLWKVQLPMARGSLLLAANQGIVMTLAMVVIGALVGAGALGYDVVAGFAQQEDYGKGLAAGVALVLLGVMLDRITQGANGRRSPHKKRNA, encoded by the coding sequence ATGGTGAGCGCGCCTGTGCGGGTCGCGCCGCCCGTTGAGGCCCCGGCGCGGGCCCGGCGCCTGCCGCGGTGGGTCGCGCCGGTCGTCGGCGTGGTCGCGGTGGTGGTCCTCTACGTGGCCTTCCGCGGCAAGGCCGTGCTGCCGCACGACGACGACGCCACCCTGTTCCACTGGCTCAACGACGCCCGCGACTGGGTCGACGCCAACCGCAACAGCAGCCCGATCTTCCTGTACGTCGTCAACTACATCCGCCTGGGCGCGGCCGGAGTCTACGACGCGATCCAGGCCGTCCTGGTCGCGCTCGGCTGGCCCGGACTCCTCGGGCTGGCCGCCGGGCTCGGCTGGCTGGCCGGCGGGTGGCGGATCGCGCTCGTCTCGTTCGCCGGTTTCGCCGGCGTCGGCGTGCTCGGGTTCTGGGAGGCGAGCGTCGAGACGCTCGCGCTGACCCTGTCCTCGGTGGTGCTGTCGCTGCTGTTCGGCATCCCGCTGGGGATCTGGGCGGGCCGCTCGCCCCGCGTACGGCGGATCGTGACGCCGGTGCTCGACGTCATGCAGATCATGCCGACGTTCTCGTACCTGTCGCCGATGGTGCTGCTGTTCCTCATCGGCCCGGCGTCGGCGACGATCGCCACGATGATCTACGCGATGCCGCCCGCGATCAGGATCACCGCGATGGCCATCGAGCGGGTCTCCGGTGTGGCGGTGGAGGCGTCGGAGTCGCTGGGCGCCACCGGGTGGCAGACACTGGGCAAGGTCCGTCTGCCGCTGGCGCTCAACACGATCATGCTGGGTGTCAACCAGACCATCGCCGCGGCGCTGTCGATGGTGCCGCTGACGGCGCTGATCGCGGCGCCCGGGCTCGGCGAGGACCTGCTCCGCGCGCTCGCCCGGGTCAACGTGGGCGCCGCGCTGGTGCCCGGCGTCGCCATCGTGCTGATCGCCATCGTGCTCGACCGCATGACGCGGGCGGCGGCGCAGCGGCGCGAGGGCGGCACCCGGGCGCGGGCCGTCCGCTGGGGCGGGTTCGCCGTCCTGACGGCGGCGGGGCTCGCCCTGCTCCCCGTGCTGGCGCAGGACTTCCCCGAGCAGTGGGAGGTGCAGATCGTCCGGCCGATCAACGACGTGGTCGACTGGATCGAGGCGCACTGGTACACCTTCACCGGCTTCCTCAACGACGCAGTGGCGTACGGCCTGCTCAACCCGCTGCAGGACGTGCTGACCAGCGCGCCGTGGTGGCTGGTCACCGCGGCGGTGCTGGTGTTCGCCTGGCGGGTGAGCGGGATGGCGGCCGGTCTGGTCGCCACCGCCTGCCTCCTGTGCGTCGCCGCGCTGCAGCTGTGGGAGCACGCCATGGAGACGCTGACGTTGGTGCTGGTCGCCTCGGTGATCACCATCGCCGTGGGGCTCGCGCTCGGCGTGGCGGCGGCGCGGTCGCGGTGGTTCGCCGCCGGGCTGCGCCCGCTGCTGGACGCGGCGCAGACGATGCCCTCGTTCTCCTACCTGCTGCCCGCCGTCGCCCTGTTCGGCAACGGCCGATTCACGGCGATCACCGCGTCCTTCATCTACGCGGTGCCGGTGGTCGCCCGCCTCGTCGAGGACGGCCTGCGCGCGGTCCCCGGGACCGTCGTGGAGGCGGCGCGCTCCGCGGGCTCCACGGACCGGCAGCTGCTGTGGAAGGTCCAGCTGCCGATGGCGCGCGGTTCGCTGCTGCTCGCGGCGAACCAGGGCATCGTCATGACGCTGGCGATGGTGGTCATCGGCGCGCTGGTCGGCGCCGGGGCTCTTGGATACGACGTCGTGGCCGGGTTCGCGCAGCAGGAGGACTACGGAAAGGGCCTCGCCGCCGGCGTCGCCCTGGTCCTCCTCGGAGTCATGCTCGACCGGATCACGCAAGGCGCCAACGGGCGCCGCTCTCCCCACAAGAAGAGGAACGCATGA
- a CDS encoding ABC transporter substrate-binding protein, whose amino-acid sequence MKKLRLIAGVLALGLGVAACGGAKVEDDSAAAPSASAAGSAAAPGSAGTVKMAINGWVGYEADAAVVSYLLEHELGYKVEKVTLAEEPSWQGMESGDVDVIMENWGHPDLKKKYIEEKQVAVEAGSTGNKGVIGWYVPEWMVEKYPDITDWKNLNKYADLFKTSESDGKGQMLDGDPSFVTNDEALVKNLKLDYKVVYAGSEAALIKAAKQATDQKKPLLMYFYEPQWLFNQVKLVKVNLPAYTEGCDSDPKKVACDYPPYDLDKIVSKKFADTGGKAYELIKAFQWTNDDQNAVADDITNNGMSPEDAAKKWVEANPTKWQAWMPK is encoded by the coding sequence ATGAAGAAGTTACGCCTGATCGCAGGGGTGCTCGCTCTCGGCCTCGGCGTGGCCGCCTGCGGAGGCGCCAAGGTAGAGGACGACTCCGCGGCGGCGCCGAGCGCGAGCGCCGCGGGCTCCGCGGCCGCTCCGGGTTCCGCGGGCACCGTCAAGATGGCCATCAACGGCTGGGTCGGCTACGAGGCCGACGCGGCGGTGGTGTCGTACCTGCTGGAGCACGAGCTCGGCTACAAGGTCGAGAAGGTGACCCTCGCCGAGGAGCCGTCCTGGCAGGGCATGGAGTCCGGTGACGTCGACGTCATCATGGAGAACTGGGGTCACCCCGACCTCAAGAAGAAGTACATCGAGGAGAAGCAGGTCGCCGTCGAGGCGGGCAGCACCGGCAACAAGGGCGTCATCGGCTGGTACGTGCCCGAGTGGATGGTGGAGAAGTACCCCGACATCACCGACTGGAAGAACCTGAACAAGTACGCCGACCTGTTCAAGACCTCCGAGTCGGACGGCAAGGGCCAGATGCTGGACGGCGACCCGTCCTTCGTCACCAACGACGAGGCGCTGGTCAAGAACCTCAAGCTCGACTACAAGGTGGTCTACGCGGGCAGCGAGGCCGCGCTGATCAAGGCCGCCAAGCAGGCGACCGACCAGAAGAAGCCGCTGCTCATGTACTTCTACGAGCCGCAGTGGCTGTTCAACCAGGTCAAGCTGGTCAAGGTCAACCTCCCTGCCTACACGGAGGGCTGTGACAGCGACCCCAAGAAGGTCGCCTGTGACTACCCGCCGTACGACCTCGACAAGATCGTGAGCAAGAAGTTCGCCGACACCGGCGGCAAGGCTTACGAGCTGATCAAGGCCTTCCAGTGGACGAACGACGACCAGAACGCGGTCGCGGACGACATCACCAACAACGGGATGTCGCCCGAGGACGCGGCCAAGAAGTGGGTGGAGGCCAACCCCACCAAGTGGCAGGCCTGGATGCCGAAGTGA
- a CDS encoding ABC transporter substrate-binding protein: protein MRIRLLAGVLTLALVMTACSGGSSDDAAGAGAGSGTKTVRLAINPWIGYEASAAVVAYLLEHELGYKVEKVESGEADSWKGFEKGTVDAVLENWSHPELKKEYIEDKKVAITAGENGNKGVIGWYVPEWMVQKYPDITDWHNLPKYKDLFKTDKSDGLGQFLAGDKSFVTNDEALIRNLNLPYKVVYSGSEDALIAAARKATENETPLLMYFYEPQWLFNQLKLVKINLPPYAIGCDANVKTIKCDYPPYLLDKVVSVKFAKTGGKAYELIKNFVWTNDDQNAVAYDMAVNKMSAENAARKWVEANKIVWQDWIPA, encoded by the coding sequence ATGAGGATCCGTCTCCTTGCCGGCGTGCTGACGCTCGCGCTGGTCATGACCGCCTGCAGTGGCGGGAGTTCGGATGACGCCGCCGGGGCAGGCGCCGGGAGCGGCACGAAGACCGTACGACTCGCGATCAACCCCTGGATCGGCTACGAGGCCAGCGCCGCGGTCGTCGCCTATCTCCTCGAGCACGAGCTCGGCTACAAGGTCGAGAAGGTCGAGAGCGGCGAGGCGGACTCCTGGAAGGGCTTCGAGAAGGGCACGGTCGACGCCGTGCTGGAGAACTGGAGCCACCCGGAGCTGAAGAAGGAGTACATCGAAGACAAGAAGGTCGCGATCACCGCGGGTGAGAACGGCAACAAGGGCGTCATCGGGTGGTACGTCCCGGAGTGGATGGTCCAGAAATATCCGGACATCACGGACTGGCACAACCTGCCCAAGTACAAGGACCTGTTCAAGACCGACAAGAGCGACGGTCTCGGCCAGTTCCTCGCGGGCGACAAGTCCTTCGTCACCAACGACGAGGCGCTGATCAGGAACCTGAACCTGCCCTACAAGGTGGTCTACTCCGGCAGTGAGGACGCGCTGATCGCGGCGGCCCGCAAGGCCACCGAGAACGAGACCCCGCTGCTGATGTACTTCTACGAGCCCCAGTGGCTGTTCAACCAGCTCAAGCTCGTCAAGATCAACCTGCCGCCGTACGCCATCGGGTGCGACGCCAACGTCAAGACGATCAAGTGCGACTATCCGCCGTACCTGCTCGACAAGGTCGTCAGCGTGAAGTTCGCCAAGACCGGCGGCAAGGCGTACGAACTGATCAAGAACTTCGTCTGGACCAACGACGACCAGAACGCCGTGGCCTACGACATGGCGGTGAACAAGATGAGCGCCGAGAACGCCGCCCGCAAGTGGGTCGAGGCCAACAAGATCGTCTGGCAGGACTGGATCCCCGCCTGA